Proteins encoded within one genomic window of Streptomyces profundus:
- a CDS encoding monovalent cation/H+ antiporter complex subunit F: MITVANIALVLVSLAAVLVVVRLALGPAALDRVVALDALVTLIVVGAVLGTLARSDTTTGYVLVVLALLGFVGSIAAARLIERREDMR; this comes from the coding sequence GTGATCACGGTTGCCAATATCGCGTTGGTGCTGGTCAGCCTGGCCGCCGTGCTGGTGGTGGTGCGGCTGGCGCTCGGCCCCGCGGCCCTGGACCGGGTGGTCGCGCTGGACGCCCTGGTCACGCTGATCGTGGTCGGCGCGGTGCTCGGCACCCTGGCCAGGTCCGACACCACCACCGGCTATGTGCTGGTGGTGCTGGCCCTGTTGGGCTTCGTCGGCTCCATCGCCGCCGCCCGACTCATCGAGCGCCGGGAGGACATGCGGTGA
- a CDS encoding NADPH:quinone reductase — translation MEAAFVERLGPPEEIRLGLLPRPVPGPTDVLVRVALTTVNPVDALVRSGAFPTPAPLPLVLGRDAVGTVAEAAPGTGFAPGEPVWTNSLGHGGRQGAAAQYAVVPADRLYRLPPETSPTTAITVLHPGATAWLALFRHGGLRAGETVLISGAAGNVGGAAVTFAAEAGARVLALARDENADHCRDLGAAEVIDYRDPELAARLARGVPDGVQLLADASGHTELSWAVERLAPRGRMVLLAGPDRRPALPVGPFYQRDLSLRGFVISHATVPELADAATAVNRLLSHGALASRRVETRPLSAITDEHRRAESGGTGGRRVILPILPT, via the coding sequence ATGGAAGCGGCCTTTGTGGAACGGCTCGGCCCGCCGGAGGAGATCCGTCTCGGCCTGCTGCCCAGACCGGTCCCCGGACCGACGGATGTCCTCGTCCGGGTGGCCCTGACCACCGTCAACCCGGTGGACGCGCTGGTGCGTTCGGGTGCGTTCCCGACGCCGGCGCCGCTGCCGCTGGTCCTCGGCAGGGACGCGGTGGGCACCGTCGCCGAGGCGGCGCCCGGCACCGGCTTCGCGCCCGGCGAGCCGGTCTGGACCAACAGCCTGGGGCACGGTGGCCGGCAGGGCGCGGCGGCCCAGTACGCGGTGGTACCGGCCGACCGCCTCTACCGGCTGCCCCCCGAGACCAGCCCCACCACGGCCATCACGGTGCTGCACCCGGGTGCCACGGCGTGGCTGGCGCTCTTCCGCCACGGGGGGCTGCGCGCCGGCGAAACGGTGCTGATCTCCGGCGCGGCGGGGAACGTCGGCGGCGCGGCCGTCACGTTCGCCGCCGAGGCGGGCGCGCGGGTGCTGGCCCTGGCCCGCGACGAGAACGCGGACCACTGCCGCGACCTCGGCGCGGCCGAGGTCATCGACTACCGCGACCCGGAGCTGGCCGCCCGGCTCGCCCGCGGCGTGCCCGACGGGGTCCAGCTGCTGGCGGACGCCTCCGGCCACACGGAGCTTTCCTGGGCCGTCGAGCGGCTGGCGCCACGCGGCAGGATGGTGCTGCTGGCCGGCCCCGACCGCCGGCCGGCGCTGCCGGTCGGGCCGTTCTACCAACGGGATCTCTCGTTGCGCGGCTTTGTCATCTCCCACGCGACGGTCCCCGAGCTGGCCGACGCCGCCACGGCGGTCAACCGCCTGCTGTCCCACGGCGCGTTGGCGTCCCGCCGGGTGGAGACCCGCCCCCTCTCCGCCATCACGGACGAACACCGCAGAGCCGAGTCCGGCGGCACCGGTGGCCGCCGCGTCATCCTCCCCATCCTCCCGACATAG
- the fdh gene encoding formate dehydrogenase yields the protein MGVRTWIQDWPVYRQLAGQDPRGSAARSRVTEELRPRTASADRVVDSVCPYCAVGCGQRIYVEDERITQIEGDPASPVSRGRLCPKGAATRQLVTGESRQHQVLYRAPGATDWQPLDLDTAMDMIADRVIETRRATWAWERDGRYVAHTLGIASLGGAVLDNEENYLLKKLFTGLGIVSVENQARVCHSSTVAGLGTSFGRGGATTFMQDLQNADCVVIQGSNFAECHPVGFQWVMEAKARGATVIHVDPRFTRTSALADLHVPLRAGSDIAFLGGLIRHVLEEEKDFREYVLAYTNAATLVGEDYQDTEDLDGLFSGLDPEKGVYDPASWAYLGSPVRAPAGSPNAQPSEDLLQEHRAGGAESHGSGGHDVPTAPERDETLRDPRCVYQILRRHYARYTPELVEQVCGVPREVFAQVADALTANSGPERTSAFCYAVGWTQHTVGAQYIRAASVLQLLLGNIGRPGGGIQALRGHASIQGSSDIPTLFNLLPGYLPMPHAMAHPDLDTFVESVRTHKGFWAEARAYMVSLLKAYYGEAATAENGFCFDHLPRITGSHSTYDTVFAQLDGACKGYFLLGENPAVGSANSRLQRLGMANLDWLVVRDFNLIESATWWRDGPEVENGELVPEENATEVFFLPAAAHTEKSGSFTNTNRWLQWHHAAVEPAGDARSELWFAYHLGERIRTRLADSTDPADRHVLDLAWDYPLTGPHREPVPEAVLAEINGRGPDGRPLAAYTELRDDGSTSCGCWIYCGVYADGVNQAARRKPHHEQDWVAAEWAWSWPANRRILYNRASAAPDGRPWSERKAYVWWDEAAGQWTGHDNPDFVRDLRPDHVPDANADGVAALRGDDAFIMQGDGKGWLFAPAGLTDGPLPSHYEPQDSPFGNPLHPGHPRNPVRLTYPRPGNEYHPSGDQPGAAVFPFVVTTYRLTEHFTAGGMTRWSPYLAELQPEFFCEVSPELAGERGLEHGGWATVVTLRGAVEARVLVTTRLAPLRAEGRTVHQIGLPYHWGPNGYATGDAANELVAIVLDPNAHIQEDKALSADIRPGRRPRGPELGTLLADYRRRAGATETTGTEV from the coding sequence ATGGGCGTGCGGACCTGGATTCAGGACTGGCCGGTCTACCGGCAGCTCGCCGGGCAGGATCCGCGCGGCTCGGCGGCCCGTTCCCGGGTGACCGAGGAGCTGCGTCCGCGCACCGCGAGCGCGGACCGGGTGGTGGACTCCGTCTGCCCCTACTGCGCGGTCGGCTGCGGCCAGCGGATCTATGTCGAGGACGAGCGGATCACCCAGATCGAGGGCGACCCCGCGTCGCCGGTCAGCCGTGGCCGGCTCTGCCCCAAGGGGGCGGCGACCCGGCAGCTGGTCACCGGCGAGAGCCGGCAGCACCAGGTGCTGTACCGCGCTCCGGGCGCCACCGACTGGCAGCCGCTGGACCTGGACACGGCCATGGACATGATCGCGGACCGGGTGATCGAGACCCGCCGCGCCACCTGGGCCTGGGAGCGGGACGGCCGGTATGTCGCGCATACCCTCGGCATCGCCAGCCTGGGCGGCGCCGTCCTCGACAACGAGGAGAACTACCTGCTCAAGAAGCTCTTCACCGGCCTTGGCATCGTCTCGGTGGAGAACCAGGCGAGGGTCTGCCACAGCTCGACCGTCGCCGGGCTCGGCACCTCCTTCGGCCGGGGCGGCGCGACCACGTTCATGCAGGATCTGCAGAACGCCGACTGCGTGGTGATCCAGGGCTCCAACTTCGCGGAATGCCACCCCGTCGGCTTCCAGTGGGTGATGGAGGCCAAGGCGCGCGGCGCCACCGTCATTCATGTGGACCCGCGGTTCACCCGCACCAGCGCCCTGGCCGATCTGCATGTGCCGCTGCGCGCCGGCAGCGACATCGCGTTCCTGGGCGGCCTGATCCGCCATGTGCTGGAGGAGGAGAAGGACTTCAGGGAGTACGTTCTCGCCTACACCAACGCGGCCACCCTGGTCGGCGAGGACTACCAGGACACCGAGGATCTCGACGGGTTGTTCTCCGGGCTCGACCCGGAGAAGGGCGTCTACGACCCCGCCAGCTGGGCCTACCTGGGCAGCCCCGTCCGCGCCCCGGCCGGCAGCCCCAACGCGCAGCCGAGCGAGGACCTGCTCCAGGAACACCGCGCCGGCGGCGCCGAGTCCCACGGCTCAGGCGGCCACGACGTGCCGACCGCGCCCGAACGCGACGAGACGCTGCGCGATCCGCGCTGCGTCTACCAGATCCTGCGAAGGCACTACGCCCGCTACACCCCCGAGCTGGTGGAACAGGTCTGCGGGGTGCCCCGGGAGGTCTTCGCCCAGGTCGCCGACGCGCTGACCGCCAACTCGGGCCCCGAACGCACCAGCGCGTTCTGCTACGCCGTGGGCTGGACCCAACACACCGTCGGCGCCCAGTACATCCGCGCGGCCAGCGTGCTCCAGCTGCTGCTGGGCAACATCGGCCGGCCGGGCGGCGGGATCCAGGCGTTGCGCGGCCACGCCAGCATCCAGGGGTCAAGCGATATCCCCACCCTGTTCAACCTGCTGCCCGGCTATCTCCCGATGCCGCACGCCATGGCCCACCCGGACCTGGACACGTTCGTCGAGTCGGTCCGCACCCACAAGGGGTTCTGGGCCGAGGCCCGCGCGTACATGGTCAGCCTGCTCAAGGCGTACTACGGCGAGGCGGCGACCGCCGAGAACGGCTTCTGCTTCGACCATCTGCCCCGGATCACGGGCTCGCACAGCACCTACGACACGGTGTTCGCGCAGCTCGACGGCGCCTGCAAGGGCTACTTCCTGCTGGGCGAGAACCCGGCCGTCGGGTCGGCCAACTCCCGCCTCCAGCGCCTCGGCATGGCCAACCTCGACTGGCTGGTGGTCCGCGACTTCAACCTGATCGAGTCGGCCACCTGGTGGCGCGACGGGCCCGAGGTCGAGAACGGCGAGCTGGTCCCCGAGGAGAACGCCACCGAGGTGTTCTTCCTGCCCGCCGCCGCCCACACCGAGAAGTCCGGCTCGTTCACCAACACCAACCGCTGGCTCCAGTGGCACCACGCCGCCGTGGAGCCGGCCGGCGACGCGCGCAGCGAGCTGTGGTTCGCCTACCACCTCGGCGAGCGCATCCGGACCAGACTGGCCGACTCGACGGACCCGGCCGACCGGCACGTCCTCGACCTGGCCTGGGACTATCCGCTCACCGGCCCGCACCGGGAGCCCGTCCCCGAGGCCGTGCTCGCCGAGATCAACGGACGCGGACCCGACGGCCGACCGCTCGCCGCCTACACCGAACTGCGCGACGACGGCAGCACCTCCTGCGGCTGCTGGATCTACTGCGGCGTCTACGCGGACGGCGTCAACCAGGCCGCGCGCCGCAAGCCGCACCACGAACAGGACTGGGTCGCCGCCGAATGGGCCTGGAGCTGGCCCGCCAACCGTCGCATCCTCTACAACCGCGCGTCCGCGGCGCCCGACGGCCGGCCGTGGAGCGAACGCAAGGCGTACGTCTGGTGGGACGAGGCCGCCGGCCAGTGGACGGGACACGACAACCCGGACTTCGTGCGGGACCTGCGCCCCGACCATGTGCCGGACGCGAACGCCGACGGCGTCGCGGCGCTGCGCGGCGACGACGCGTTCATCATGCAGGGCGACGGCAAGGGCTGGCTCTTCGCGCCCGCCGGGCTCACCGACGGCCCGCTGCCCAGCCACTACGAACCGCAGGACTCCCCGTTCGGCAACCCGCTCCACCCCGGACACCCGCGCAATCCGGTGCGGTTGACGTACCCGAGGCCGGGCAACGAGTACCACCCCTCGGGCGACCAACCGGGGGCGGCCGTCTTCCCGTTCGTGGTGACGACCTACCGGCTGACCGAACACTTCACCGCCGGCGGGATGACCCGCTGGTCGCCCTATCTCGCCGAACTGCAACCCGAGTTCTTCTGCGAGGTGTCACCCGAGCTGGCCGGCGAACGCGGCCTGGAACACGGCGGCTGGGCCACCGTGGTCACCCTGCGCGGCGCGGTCGAGGCGCGGGTCCTGGTGACCACGCGGCTGGCGCCGCTGCGCGCCGAGGGCCGCACCGTGCACCAGATCGGGCTGCCCTACCACTGGGGCCCCAACGGCTACGCCACCGGCGACGCGGCCAACGAACTGGTCGCCATCGTTCTCGACCCCAACGCCCATATCCAGGAGGACAAGGCGCTCTCCGCCGACATCCGCCCCGGACGCCGCCCGCGCGGGCCCGAACTCGGCACCCTGCTGGCCGACTACCGGCGCCGCGCCGGCGCCACCGAAACGACAGGCACGGAGGTCTGA
- the nrfD gene encoding NrfD/PsrC family molybdoenzyme membrane anchor subunit, with protein sequence MSEARVTRHGLEGERPGRDALFGNGTDGQLAGVGGSGKRRGGERRMVPQAEFSSYYGQPVLKIPAWQAKDIAGYLFFGGLAGAGSTLAAAAQFTGHPATARALKFSSLGAISLSTVALVHDLGRPERFLNMLRVAKPTSPMSVGSWILAAYGPAAGLAAASAATGLLPRLGTAATLAAGGIGPTVAAYTGVLLANTAVPAWHEGHRELPHLFVASAAVAAAGMALLVGPRAENTPARRLALLATGAELLATRSLVTSAGIAGETYQQGRPGRLLTTAKRLALLGTAGAALLAGRSRPAAALSGAALLAASAATRFAVFHAGLASARDPKYTVLPQRLRLRAAGADAPGGAG encoded by the coding sequence ATGAGCGAGGCACGCGTCACCAGGCACGGTCTTGAGGGCGAACGCCCGGGCAGGGACGCGCTGTTCGGCAACGGAACGGACGGGCAGCTCGCGGGCGTCGGCGGCTCGGGCAAGCGTCGCGGGGGCGAGCGGCGGATGGTGCCGCAGGCCGAGTTCAGCTCCTACTACGGCCAGCCGGTGCTCAAGATCCCGGCGTGGCAGGCCAAGGACATCGCCGGCTATCTGTTCTTCGGCGGATTGGCGGGGGCCGGCTCCACGCTGGCCGCCGCGGCTCAGTTCACCGGGCATCCCGCCACCGCGCGGGCCCTGAAGTTCAGCTCGCTGGGCGCGATCTCCCTCTCCACGGTGGCTCTGGTCCATGATCTGGGCCGTCCGGAACGGTTCCTGAACATGCTGCGGGTGGCCAAGCCCACCTCCCCGATGAGCGTGGGCTCCTGGATCCTCGCCGCCTACGGCCCGGCCGCCGGGCTCGCGGCGGCCAGCGCCGCCACGGGGCTGCTGCCCCGCCTCGGCACGGCCGCCACCCTCGCCGCCGGCGGCATCGGCCCGACGGTGGCCGCCTACACCGGGGTGCTGCTCGCCAACACGGCGGTCCCCGCCTGGCACGAGGGCCATCGCGAACTCCCGCACCTCTTCGTCGCCTCGGCCGCCGTCGCCGCCGCCGGCATGGCCCTGCTGGTCGGCCCACGCGCCGAGAACACCCCGGCCCGCCGGCTCGCCCTCCTGGCCACCGGTGCCGAGCTGCTGGCCACGCGCTCCCTGGTCACCAGCGCTGGCATCGCCGGCGAGACCTACCAACAGGGGCGCCCCGGACGGCTGTTGACCACCGCCAAACGCCTCGCGCTGCTCGGCACCGCGGGCGCCGCGCTCCTCGCAGGCCGCAGCCGCCCGGCCGCCGCCCTCAGCGGCGCCGCGCTCCTCGCCGCCTCGGCCGCCACCCGCTTCGCCGTCTTCCACGCGGGCCTCGCCTCCGCCCGCGACCCCAAGTACACGGTGCTTCCGCAGCGGTTGCGCCTGCGCGCGGCGGGCGCGGACGCCCCGGGCGGCGCCGGGTAG
- the mnhG gene encoding monovalent cation/H(+) antiporter subunit G encodes MNHLMNVVNDVVSSALLLVGAAFCLISGIGLVRFPDTVSRLHAASKAQTLGLLFVVLGVVLQMPLGKAPALLLVAAFSLLTAPVTGHIVARIAYRTDAVERRQIVLDELAARLISEKRLRSDDRDRERGRGRDREPPGGD; translated from the coding sequence GTGAACCACCTCATGAATGTGGTCAACGATGTGGTGTCGTCGGCCCTGCTGCTGGTCGGCGCCGCGTTCTGCCTGATCAGCGGAATCGGCCTGGTCCGCTTCCCCGACACGGTGTCCAGGTTGCACGCCGCGTCCAAGGCCCAGACGCTGGGACTGCTCTTCGTGGTGCTGGGCGTCGTGCTCCAGATGCCGCTGGGCAAGGCCCCGGCGCTGCTGCTCGTCGCCGCGTTCTCGCTGCTCACGGCGCCGGTGACCGGGCATATCGTCGCCCGTATCGCCTACCGGACGGACGCCGTCGAACGCCGCCAGATCGTGCTGGACGAACTGGCGGCGCGGTTGATCAGTGAGAAGCGGCTCCGATCCGACGACCGGGACCGGGAAAGGGGCCGGGGCCGGGACCGGGAGCCGCCGGGCGGTGACTGA
- a CDS encoding SDR family NAD(P)-dependent oxidoreductase — protein sequence MTPSGKNEDGTVPEGDTAAEKQRADGGPRDADAPDPAAGAEPEATARRRGRRRFLTTAASGAAVGAVGLAGAVTLPAYLTSPPTSPAPPAAGSSQRFAGKVVLITGATSGIGEAAARAFAAEGALVAFCGRRSQEGTAVQEDIRVDGGEATYFQADVREPEQVERFVTEAVDLYGGLDIAVNNAGVTATAPLHELSLDDWEDVYRTNTRGVFLSLKYQIPHMLEAGSGVVLVTSSDSTRPEGTAYTASKRALTGMVEAASMEYGHRGIRINAILPGTTNTAFVRPAGLPDPAWTAFRNAWGPLNVHGLHRMAEPDEIARAMLSLATAEFGYLVGSAVRVTGTPAQGAPMRMPPGFPG from the coding sequence ATGACGCCCAGCGGGAAGAACGAAGACGGCACCGTGCCCGAGGGCGACACCGCCGCCGAGAAGCAGCGGGCCGACGGCGGCCCTCGGGACGCCGACGCCCCGGATCCGGCGGCCGGCGCCGAGCCCGAGGCCACGGCGCGCCGCCGGGGCCGCCGGCGGTTCCTGACCACCGCCGCCTCCGGCGCGGCCGTCGGCGCCGTCGGCCTGGCCGGCGCGGTCACCCTCCCGGCCTACCTCACCTCCCCGCCGACCTCCCCGGCGCCGCCGGCCGCCGGCTCGTCCCAACGGTTCGCCGGCAAGGTCGTGTTGATCACCGGCGCGACCTCCGGCATCGGCGAGGCCGCCGCCCGCGCCTTCGCCGCCGAGGGCGCGCTGGTCGCGTTCTGCGGGCGCCGCTCCCAGGAGGGCACCGCCGTCCAGGAGGACATCCGGGTCGACGGCGGCGAGGCCACCTACTTCCAGGCCGACGTCCGCGAACCCGAGCAGGTCGAAAGGTTCGTCACCGAGGCGGTCGACCTCTACGGCGGCCTTGACATCGCGGTCAACAACGCGGGCGTCACCGCCACCGCGCCCCTCCACGAACTCAGCCTGGACGACTGGGAGGACGTCTACCGCACCAACACCCGTGGGGTGTTCCTCTCCCTCAAGTACCAGATTCCGCACATGCTGGAGGCCGGCTCCGGCGTCGTCCTGGTCACCTCGTCCGACTCCACCCGCCCCGAGGGCACGGCCTACACGGCCAGCAAACGTGCCCTGACGGGCATGGTGGAAGCGGCGTCCATGGAGTACGGACACCGGGGCATCCGCATCAACGCCATCCTGCCCGGCACCACCAACACCGCCTTCGTCCGCCCCGCCGGCCTCCCCGACCCGGCATGGACGGCGTTCCGCAACGCCTGGGGGCCGCTCAACGTGCACGGTCTGCACCGGATGGCCGAACCGGACGAGATCGCCCGCGCGATGCTCTCCCTCGCCACCGCCGAGTTCGGCTACCTCGTCGGCTCCGCCGTCCGCGTCACCGGCACCCCGGCCCAAGGCGCCCCCATGCGCATGCCCCCGGGCTTCCCCGGCTGA
- a CDS encoding 4Fe-4S dicluster domain-containing protein, with protein MPELPGTERVGFFTDTSVCIGCKACEVACKEWNLVPEDGLELTGMSYDNTGSLGASTWRHVAFIEQNKPLGGQQAHRTHEAHENMDVLALAAQGSATPVAEAAVTPTTPGAPTPDGRTELRWLMASDVCKHCTHAACLDVCPTGALFRTEFGTVVVQQDVCNGCGYCVPACPYGVIEQREGDGRAWKCTLCYDRLGAGQEPACAKACPTDSIQFGPLDELRERAAQRVARLQETGVPDARLYGADPDDGVGGGGAFFLLLDEPEVYGLPPDPQVTTRDLPRMWRHAGLAALMLLGGVAAVCTRTHRRSR; from the coding sequence ATGCCCGAGCTCCCAGGAACGGAGCGGGTCGGCTTCTTCACCGACACCTCCGTCTGCATCGGTTGCAAGGCGTGCGAGGTGGCCTGCAAGGAGTGGAACCTCGTTCCCGAGGACGGCCTCGAACTCACCGGCATGAGCTACGACAACACCGGCTCGCTCGGCGCCTCCACCTGGCGCCATGTGGCCTTCATCGAGCAGAACAAGCCGCTCGGCGGCCAACAGGCGCACCGAACCCACGAAGCCCACGAGAATATGGACGTGTTGGCGCTGGCGGCCCAGGGTTCCGCCACCCCCGTCGCCGAGGCCGCCGTCACCCCCACCACTCCTGGCGCCCCCACCCCGGACGGGCGCACCGAACTGCGCTGGCTGATGGCGTCCGACGTCTGCAAGCACTGCACCCATGCCGCCTGTCTGGACGTCTGCCCCACCGGCGCGCTGTTCCGCACCGAGTTCGGCACCGTGGTCGTCCAACAGGACGTCTGCAACGGCTGCGGCTACTGCGTGCCGGCCTGCCCTTACGGGGTGATCGAGCAGCGCGAGGGCGACGGCCGCGCCTGGAAGTGCACCCTCTGCTACGACCGGCTCGGCGCCGGCCAGGAACCGGCCTGCGCCAAGGCGTGCCCAACGGACTCCATCCAGTTCGGGCCGCTCGACGAACTGCGCGAACGCGCCGCGCAGCGGGTGGCCCGACTCCAGGAGACCGGCGTCCCCGACGCCCGGCTCTACGGCGCCGACCCGGACGACGGCGTCGGCGGCGGGGGCGCGTTCTTCCTGCTCCTGGACGAACCCGAGGTCTACGGGCTGCCGCCGGACCCCCAGGTCACCACCCGTGACCTGCCCCGCATGTGGCGGCACGCGGGCCTCGCCGCCCTCATGCTGCTGGGCGGCGTGGCCGCCGTCTGCACCCGAACCCACAGGAGGTCGCGATGA
- a CDS encoding Na+/H+ antiporter subunit E: protein MNAGRRTRALARRGPVLLWLWALWLLLWGGVRPIPLVGGLLVAIGVLALFGLPEVNRPALRRPLRVLGLLGHLLVELVTSSVVVAWQAVAKGPHVSTGVVEVPLRTDSELLIASTALLSLTVPGSLVLEIDRERRLLYIHALPLRSPQDAERRREEVVEVERRLRRAFGTEEPDERDRAQERGDAR from the coding sequence GTGAACGCCGGACGCCGGACCCGTGCGCTGGCCCGACGCGGCCCCGTGCTGCTGTGGCTCTGGGCGCTGTGGCTGCTGCTGTGGGGCGGGGTGCGCCCGATCCCCCTGGTCGGCGGGCTGTTGGTGGCCATCGGGGTGCTGGCGCTCTTCGGCCTGCCCGAGGTGAACCGGCCCGCGCTGCGCCGCCCGCTGCGGGTGCTGGGCCTGCTCGGCCATCTGCTGGTCGAGTTGGTCACCTCGTCCGTCGTGGTCGCCTGGCAGGCCGTCGCCAAGGGCCCGCACGTCTCCACCGGCGTCGTCGAGGTGCCGCTGCGCACCGACAGCGAACTGCTGATCGCGTCAACGGCGTTGCTCAGCCTGACCGTGCCGGGCTCGCTGGTGCTGGAGATCGACAGGGAGCGGCGCCTGCTCTACATCCACGCGCTGCCGCTGCGCTCACCGCAGGACGCGGAGCGCCGCCGCGAGGAGGTCGTCGAGGTGGAGCGCCGACTGCGCCGCGCCTTCGGCACCGAGGAGCCGGACGAGCGCGACCGGGCCCAGGAGAGGGGTGACGCACGGTGA
- a CDS encoding SAM-dependent methyltransferase yields MAEQPEQSEQLAHGTPADGASGSDIDNSVPHSARIWNYWLGGKDNYAADRAMGEQIMRYFPEIAENARGNRYFLCRAVRFLVEEAGIRQFLDIGTGLPTVDNTHELAQRMAPEARVVYVDNDPLVLAHARALLTSTPEGATDYLDADVRDPENILQQAAATLDFERPVALMLLGVLQFVEDTDETRAIVEHLLAALPPGSYVALSHPTNAVRGPRMDEAVKQWNEGGGSPRLTLRTTDEVAAYLDGLELLAPGMISTSLWRPELFAADETRPIDDFGGIALKR; encoded by the coding sequence ATGGCGGAACAGCCGGAGCAGTCCGAGCAGTTGGCGCACGGAACGCCTGCCGACGGCGCGTCGGGGTCCGATATCGACAACTCGGTGCCGCATTCCGCCCGGATCTGGAACTACTGGCTCGGCGGCAAGGACAACTACGCCGCCGACCGGGCCATGGGCGAGCAGATCATGCGCTACTTCCCCGAGATCGCCGAGAACGCCAGGGGCAACCGCTACTTTCTCTGCCGCGCGGTGCGTTTCCTGGTCGAGGAGGCCGGCATCCGCCAGTTCCTCGACATCGGCACCGGGCTCCCGACCGTCGACAACACGCACGAACTGGCCCAGCGGATGGCCCCCGAGGCGCGCGTCGTCTATGTCGACAACGACCCGCTGGTGCTCGCCCACGCCCGGGCGCTTCTCACCAGCACCCCCGAGGGCGCCACCGACTATCTCGACGCCGATGTGCGCGACCCCGAGAACATCCTCCAACAGGCCGCCGCCACGCTGGACTTCGAGCGGCCGGTCGCGCTGATGCTGCTGGGCGTGCTGCAGTTCGTCGAGGACACGGACGAGACCAGGGCCATCGTCGAACACCTGCTCGCGGCGCTGCCGCCCGGCAGCTATGTGGCGCTCTCCCACCCGACCAACGCGGTGCGCGGCCCCCGGATGGACGAGGCCGTCAAACAGTGGAACGAGGGCGGCGGCTCGCCCCGGCTGACGCTGCGCACCACGGACGAGGTCGCGGCCTACCTGGACGGCCTTGAGCTCCTGGCCCCCGGCATGATCTCCACCTCCCTGTGGCGCCCCGAACTCTTCGCGGCCGACGAGACCCGCCCCATCGACGACTTCGGCGGCATCGCCCTCAAGCGGTAG